A single genomic interval of Christensenellaceae bacterium 44-20 harbors:
- a CDS encoding ATP-dependent Clp protease ATP-binding subunit, whose translation MDYFARFTQGAKTALAYAAEFAKELGHNYVGTEHLILGILEENGPSAALLKEQGITGQALKEMIVQAVGKGDYVLNDNFGYTPRVKKILEVSKTVARQLGLSYIGTEHMLYALLRERECIANRLLSELGVDYQKIQQGIIALAEQGGSGAAAAGGAPGGEAAGDTPSLDKFGRDLTAAAKSGELDPVIGRKQEIERIIQILIRRTKNNPVLIGEPGVGKSAIAEGLAQRIAEGNIPELLREKRVVSLDLAGMVAGAKYRGEFEERFKNALKELMSDGNVILFIDELHTIVGAGAAEGSIDAANMLKPMLARGELQLIGATTLEEYRKYIEKDAALERRFQPVNVGEPSREETLEILKGLRDKYEAHHKVKITDGALQAAVDLSSRYIMDRFLPDKAIDLMDEAASKVRIAMFVAPPDLREKEKQLEELKGEKEQAIDHQEFEKAAELRDREKALAAEIENTKNSWEKERGVSKAEVTEEDIAGIVADWTHVPVTKLTEDESQKLLHLEEILHERVIGQDEAVRAVSRAIRRARAGLKDPHRPVGSFIFLGPTGVGKTELSKALAAAMFGDENAIIRMDMSEYMERHTVSKLIGSPPGYVGFDDGGQLTEKVRRKPYSVVLFDEIEKAHPDVFNILLQILEDGRLTDSRGRTVDFKNTVIIMTSNIGASRIGAKSKIGFGQAEEDPSGYEHMKEHMMEELKRSFRPEFLNRIDDIIVFHNLDEEDTLKIAALMLKSIAQRLTERNIHLSYTDEVVAKLAKMGFDAEYGARPLRRLMQQTVEDKLSEEILEGSVRLGDEVRMELSDDEFVFKAENRPEQEVLK comes from the coding sequence ATGGATTACTTTGCGAGATTTACACAGGGCGCCAAGACGGCGCTGGCCTATGCGGCGGAATTCGCCAAAGAGCTGGGCCATAACTATGTTGGGACAGAGCACTTAATCCTGGGCATTTTAGAGGAAAACGGCCCTTCTGCCGCGCTTCTAAAAGAGCAGGGCATCACGGGTCAGGCGCTCAAAGAGATGATCGTGCAGGCCGTGGGCAAGGGAGACTATGTTTTAAACGACAACTTCGGCTATACACCCCGGGTCAAGAAAATTCTGGAGGTTTCCAAGACGGTCGCCCGGCAGCTTGGCCTAAGCTATATCGGAACCGAGCACATGCTCTATGCGCTTCTGCGGGAGCGGGAGTGCATTGCAAACCGCCTGCTCTCTGAGCTGGGCGTGGATTACCAGAAAATTCAGCAGGGCATCATCGCCCTGGCAGAGCAGGGCGGCAGCGGGGCTGCTGCGGCAGGCGGCGCGCCCGGCGGAGAGGCGGCGGGAGACACCCCGAGCCTGGATAAATTCGGGCGGGATTTGACGGCCGCGGCAAAAAGCGGAGAGCTGGACCCCGTCATCGGCAGAAAGCAGGAGATCGAGCGGATCATCCAGATTCTCATCCGGCGCACCAAGAATAACCCTGTGCTCATCGGCGAGCCGGGCGTGGGCAAATCGGCCATCGCAGAAGGGCTGGCACAGCGCATTGCAGAGGGCAATATTCCCGAGCTTCTGCGGGAAAAACGCGTGGTTTCGCTGGATTTGGCGGGCATGGTAGCTGGGGCGAAATACCGCGGCGAGTTTGAGGAGCGGTTCAAAAACGCGCTCAAAGAGCTGATGAGCGACGGGAATGTCATCCTGTTCATCGACGAGCTGCATACCATCGTGGGCGCAGGCGCGGCAGAAGGCTCCATCGATGCGGCCAACATGTTAAAGCCCATGCTGGCCCGAGGCGAGCTTCAGCTGATCGGCGCGACGACGCTGGAGGAATACCGCAAATACATCGAAAAAGACGCCGCGCTGGAGCGCCGCTTCCAGCCGGTCAACGTGGGCGAGCCTTCCCGGGAAGAGACGCTGGAGATCTTAAAGGGGCTGCGGGATAAATATGAGGCGCACCACAAGGTCAAGATCACGGACGGCGCACTTCAGGCGGCAGTCGATCTCTCCAGCCGCTATATCATGGATCGGTTCCTGCCGGATAAGGCAATCGACCTGATGGATGAGGCGGCATCCAAAGTCCGCATTGCGATGTTCGTCGCGCCGCCGGACTTGAGAGAGAAGGAAAAACAGCTAGAGGAGCTGAAGGGCGAAAAAGAGCAGGCCATCGATCATCAGGAGTTTGAGAAGGCGGCAGAGCTGCGGGATCGGGAAAAGGCGCTGGCCGCAGAGATTGAGAACACGAAAAACTCCTGGGAGAAGGAGCGCGGCGTCTCTAAAGCGGAAGTAACCGAAGAAGATATTGCCGGCATCGTCGCAGACTGGACGCATGTGCCCGTAACCAAGCTGACCGAGGATGAATCGCAGAAACTGCTGCATCTGGAGGAGATTCTGCACGAGCGGGTCATCGGCCAGGACGAGGCCGTCCGGGCAGTTTCCAGGGCGATTCGCCGGGCGCGCGCCGGGCTGAAAGACCCGCACCGGCCGGTGGGCTCCTTCATCTTCCTGGGGCCGACGGGCGTGGGCAAGACAGAGCTTTCCAAGGCGCTGGCGGCGGCGATGTTTGGCGATGAGAATGCGATTATCCGCATGGATATGTCCGAATACATGGAGCGGCACACCGTCTCCAAGCTCATCGGCTCGCCTCCGGGATACGTCGGCTTCGACGACGGCGGCCAGCTGACCGAGAAAGTCCGCAGAAAGCCGTACAGCGTTGTGCTGTTCGACGAGATCGAAAAGGCGCACCCGGATGTCTTCAATATCCTGCTCCAGATTCTGGAGGATGGGCGGCTGACGGATTCCAGAGGCAGAACGGTGGACTTCAAGAATACCGTCATCATCATGACGAGCAACATCGGCGCCAGCAGGATTGGAGCCAAGAGCAAAATCGGCTTTGGCCAGGCGGAGGAGGATCCTTCGGGCTATGAGCACATGAAGGAACACATGATGGAAGAGCTCAAGCGCTCTTTCCGGCCGGAGTTTTTGAACCGCATCGACGATATCATCGTGTTCCACAATCTGGATGAGGAGGATACGCTGAAGATCGCGGCGCTCATGCTGAAATCCATTGCCCAGCGGCTGACCGAGCGCAATATCCATCTCTCCTATACGGATGAAGTGGTGGCAAAACTGGCCAAGATGGGCTTTGACGCGGAATACGGCGCCCGGCCGCTGCGCAGGCTCATGCAGCAGACGGTGGAAGATAAGCTCTCGGAGGAAATTTTGGAGGGCAGCGTCCGCCTGGGCGACGAGGTCCGCATGGAGCTTTCGGATGATGAGTTTGTTTTCAAAGCGGAAAACAGGCCGGAGCAGGAAGTTTTGAAGTAA
- the guaA gene encoding glutamine-hydrolyzing GMP synthase, whose amino-acid sequence MRETVIVLDFGGQYNQLIARRVREQNVYCELLPYHASFERIMSYNPIGIILTGGPKNVFAEDAPKCDKRVFEAGIPVLGICYGAQLFAYLYGGQVSRAPQGEYGKTEISYQVDNPILAGLPQSAICWMSHMNYVSKAPEGYEIYASTESCPVAAFGNAEKNIYGVQFHPEVNHTQFGQQILRNFLYEVCHASGDWTMHSFAERAVEEIREKVGDGKVLLALSGGVDSSVVAVLLHRAIGKNLTCIFVDHGLLRKNEGDEVVQIFGKEFDINLKRVDAEERFLSKLAGVSEPEKKRKIIGEEFIRVFEEEAKKVGKVQFLAQGTIYPDVVESGSGDAALIKSHHNVGGLPDYVDFEEIIEPLRDLFKDEVRALGEELGIPSYMVWRQPFPGPGLAIRVIGEITKEKLDLLRDADFIFRDEIAKAGLDREIWQYFAVLTSMRSVGVMGDERTYDYTLALRAVSSVDAMTADWSKIPYDVLERASSRIINEVKHINRIVYDITSKPPATIEWE is encoded by the coding sequence ATGAGAGAAACTGTAATTGTTTTGGACTTTGGCGGCCAGTATAACCAGCTGATTGCCAGGCGCGTCCGCGAGCAGAACGTCTATTGCGAGCTGCTCCCATATCACGCGAGCTTTGAGCGCATTATGAGCTACAACCCCATCGGCATTATCCTGACGGGCGGGCCCAAAAATGTGTTTGCAGAGGATGCGCCAAAATGCGATAAGCGCGTCTTTGAAGCGGGCATCCCGGTTTTGGGCATTTGCTACGGCGCGCAGCTTTTTGCATATCTATACGGCGGCCAGGTTTCCCGGGCGCCTCAGGGCGAATACGGCAAGACAGAGATTTCCTACCAGGTGGACAACCCTATTTTGGCTGGGCTTCCGCAATCTGCCATCTGCTGGATGAGCCATATGAACTACGTCTCCAAAGCGCCGGAGGGGTATGAGATCTACGCCTCCACGGAAAGCTGCCCGGTTGCGGCATTTGGCAACGCGGAAAAGAATATTTACGGCGTGCAGTTCCATCCGGAAGTGAACCACACGCAGTTTGGCCAGCAGATTTTGAGAAACTTCCTATATGAAGTTTGCCACGCATCCGGCGATTGGACGATGCACTCCTTCGCAGAGAGGGCGGTTGAGGAAATTCGAGAGAAAGTAGGCGATGGCAAGGTTTTGCTGGCGCTTTCGGGCGGTGTGGATTCCTCAGTTGTGGCGGTTTTGCTGCACCGGGCGATCGGGAAAAACCTCACCTGCATTTTTGTGGATCACGGCCTCCTGCGCAAAAACGAGGGCGACGAGGTGGTTCAGATTTTCGGAAAAGAGTTCGATATCAACCTCAAGCGCGTGGATGCTGAGGAGCGCTTCCTCTCCAAACTGGCCGGGGTGAGCGAGCCGGAGAAAAAGCGCAAGATCATCGGCGAGGAGTTTATCCGCGTTTTTGAGGAGGAAGCAAAGAAAGTCGGCAAGGTCCAGTTTTTGGCGCAGGGCACCATCTACCCGGATGTCGTGGAAAGCGGCTCTGGGGATGCGGCGCTGATCAAGAGCCATCACAACGTCGGCGGGCTTCCGGATTATGTGGATTTTGAAGAGATCATCGAGCCATTGCGGGATCTGTTTAAGGATGAGGTCCGCGCGCTGGGCGAAGAGCTTGGGATTCCCAGCTATATGGTATGGCGGCAGCCCTTCCCGGGGCCGGGCTTGGCCATCCGCGTCATCGGGGAAATCACCAAAGAGAAGCTGGATTTGCTGCGGGATGCGGATTTCATCTTCCGGGATGAGATCGCAAAGGCGGGGCTGGACCGCGAGATCTGGCAGTATTTCGCCGTGCTGACCAGCATGAGAAGCGTGGGCGTGATGGGCGATGAGAGAACTTACGACTACACTTTGGCGCTGCGGGCAGTGAGCAGCGTGGATGCCATGACGGCGGATTGGTCCAAGATCCCCTATGATGTTTTGGAGAGGGCTTCCAGCCGCATCATCAATGAGGTCAAGCATATTAACCGCATCGTCTACGATATTACGAGCAAACCGCCGGCGACGATTGAATGGGAATAA
- the larE gene encoding ATP-dependent sacrificial sulfur transferase LarE → MQEKYEEILNIIRQYDRVGVCLSGGADSSLVAIAAVDALGASNVIAITADTEFFTGEEMEISSELCKRLGIRHLAPKTGLLMDQKVLENTEERCYYCKKNVLSVVKNAAEQANLKVLLDGSLMKEEGVQYEKLCSSPGGKALAELGIVCPLRLCGVTRSQVRDLLKFRGMNDFIQPENACLATRIAIGEPITIKKLRWIRAAENYLRSLGYEMVRVRVQEKNARIEVAREQVPMLLENKEEVLEELKAIGFHDVEIDEQGYKRVQAL, encoded by the coding sequence ATGCAGGAAAAATACGAAGAGATTTTAAATATCATTCGGCAATACGATAGGGTCGGCGTTTGCCTCTCGGGCGGCGCAGACAGCTCGCTTGTGGCAATTGCGGCTGTGGATGCGCTGGGCGCCAGCAACGTCATCGCCATTACTGCGGATACAGAATTTTTCACAGGCGAGGAGATGGAGATTTCCAGCGAGCTCTGCAAGCGGCTGGGCATCCGCCATCTGGCCCCCAAGACAGGGCTGCTCATGGATCAGAAAGTTTTGGAGAATACAGAGGAGCGCTGCTACTACTGCAAGAAAAACGTGCTGTCTGTCGTCAAAAACGCGGCAGAGCAGGCCAATTTGAAAGTTCTGCTGGATGGCAGCCTGATGAAGGAAGAGGGCGTGCAGTATGAAAAACTGTGCAGCAGCCCGGGCGGCAAGGCGCTGGCCGAGCTTGGCATCGTCTGCCCGCTGCGGCTCTGCGGCGTTACCAGAAGCCAGGTGCGCGATTTGCTCAAGTTCCGCGGCATGAACGATTTTATCCAGCCGGAAAACGCCTGCCTTGCGACGCGCATTGCCATCGGGGAGCCGATTACGATCAAAAAGCTTCGGTGGATCCGCGCGGCAGAAAACTACTTACGATCGCTTGGCTATGAGATGGTGCGCGTGCGGGTGCAGGAGAAAAATGCCCGCATCGAAGTGGCGCGCGAGCAGGTTCCCATGCTTCTGGAGAACAAAGAGGAAGTGCTGGAGGAGTTGAAGGCGATCGGGTTCCACGATGTGGAGATCGATGAGCAGGGGTATAAAAGAGTGCAAGCGCTCTAA